In Leopardus geoffroyi isolate Oge1 chromosome D1, O.geoffroyi_Oge1_pat1.0, whole genome shotgun sequence, the genomic stretch gagagagggcactCATTACCAGATTTAATTCATGAATTTATTCAGCAAATTTGTTGTGCTTCTCCCACGTGCCAGAATTGCTAGTACTGGGGAACGGTTATTAGTTACGATTCAGTCTCAAAGGCCCTCGTACCCAGTCTGTAGGCCTGTGGATCACAGGGTTGTTTCGTAGAGTACAAGTGTAGCTGTAATTCTTGGTACAGTGATGGTCACATAACAGGTACTTAACTAACTGTACAGGGTTGACTTTTCCAGTACCCAGAAAGGGAGCGTTAGGTTAGAGTTGGTtctgtcctctccttccttctctcctacactgtgtttaaatatttctgaCTTCCTAGTAAGAACTCTCCTTTCCAACTGGAACCCTAATGTGTGCACCTCTTTTGCGCAGGAGAATGTGATCCGAGAATTCAACCTGAATGAGCTGTATCAAAGGGCCAAGAAGCTATCAAAGGCTGGAGATCACATCCCTGAGGAGCAGCCTGTGGCCCCAACCACCACAGAAGTGCCAGAGGGGGAAAGCAAGAAGGACAAATAGAATCCCTGCCTTCTCAGTGCTTCCTCACCTTTGAGGCCCTGCCCCTTCTGTAACCACAGGCCCTGCCTGAGGCCTGGGCCTCTTATTTATGTTTCCCCTTTGGCTCTGCCTCAGTCAGGCAGGGTGCTGCTTCTGATTTTAAAGAGGCTTTCAGGGAATTGACAGGCACCCTCCGGGAAGGCCTCCACTGCTGTGGCCAACTTTCACTGGAAGAAGGGAGAGATCTCTGATGATGGAGGAGGAAATGCTTGCCTTCCAAGCTTGGGTCCGAGTATCAGCTGCTGTCCACCACTCACATGTCTCCACCGTGCGGTGTTTTCATCCTTCCTCTTAGTGGACCTGCACAGTCTACCTAGATTATATTAAGCCTAACAGAAAATGCCTAGGTATGGAGTCTGCACTAGGATTTTTCCCTCAAGGACCCTTACTTCTTTAGGCATTTCTGGCTTGGTCTGTGGCCTTCATTAATAAGGCTAACTTTGTCATTGGTCCCCAGGAGAAACCTTTAACCACTGAGCTTACTCATTGGAGATAGTTTTGAATAATCCCCCTAATTTTTGGAGTTTGGGAGGAACGGGAATAGGTTTGAGACGTTCCTTTGTATGGTGGGGCTCAGGAGAAAGCCGCCCTTGGGCAGGTATGAGGTTTCACTTAGTCTCCTACCTACTCCCAACACCCAGTTGATGGTTTTCAATAATAAAGACTGGGATTTCCTTTTGATTGCGCCTTTGTGTGTTCCTAGCCTATTAGAAAGGCCTGGCAACTGCAGAGGAAGTGTGTACCTCACCTGCCTGGCATTGGTTCCTAGGATCCGGGAGAGTTGGGGAAGACTAGTTTCCGTAATCTTAAGAGTCCTGACCTCGCCAAGTtagtttgtgggttttgtttgggATTGGTGCGCAGGTTCCCAAGGAGGaggtggggcgtggggggggggggggggggggcgtggggcaCGCTCTTTAGCCGGACGGATGGTTATAGAAAGGCCTGTGCGAAGCCCGGCTTGTTTTCAGAGCTACCTAGTCGGCGATCCTCCCGAAGTGCGGTGGCTCCGTCGGGGGCTGCCTGTACCTTACCCCCTCCGCGGGCAGTGGTTGTGCCCAGGgaactttttccccttccccacccccgaCCGTGAGCAGAATGGTTGTGCCCAGGGAGCCCCCCCCTCCGGGCTCCAGCTGGGTGGTTGCGcccagggccccacccccacccccaggccgcGGGCTGAGTGGTTGTGCCCAGAGAACCCGCCTCCAGGCCACGTGTGCGCCCCGGCCACGCTTTCCGCAGCGAGGGAGGGGCTTGGCCCTGGCGGTTGGTTTTCTGGACTGTGGTTTGGGGCTAGAGCGGCTCCGGCCGGAGTCCTCGCCCCCTCGGTGCCCGAGTCTCCACCCTATTCCCCCCAGGTCGGCCCGGCTCCCGGCCCCATGGCTTCCCGCGGCAGGAAGCGGAAGGTCGAAGCGGAGGTGGTCGCGGCGGCGGAGAAGCGGGAGAAGCCGGCGGGTGACCGGAAGAGAGTGGAAGAGGCGACCGTCGTGATCGAGCATTGGTGAGGGGCCTGGAGAGGCACGGGGAGGCGGGCCAGGGCACACCAAGGCCCCGGCCTCTGAGCTTCCCCGTCTCTCCCTAGCACGAGCTGACGCGTCTACGGGCGCAACGCCGCGGCCCTGAGCCAGGCGCTGCGCCTGGACACCCCGGAGCTTCCGGTGGAAGTGAATCCTGCCAGGCCTCGGAGGGGCAGCTTCGAGGTGACGCTGCTGCGCCCGGACGGCAGCAGTGAGTGGGCGTCCGGGACCGGGGGCAGGCGGGAAGCGCCGGTCTCAGACCGCCGGCACCTCGGGATGTGGGGGAGAGGCTGGTGCACGACGAAGTGACTTCGCTCTCGGTCTTTTTCCCAGGTGTGGAGCTCTGGACTGGGATTAAGAAGGGGCCCCCACGCAAACTCAAGTTCCCTGAGCCTCAAGAGGTGGTGAAGGAGCTGAAGAAGTACCTCTCGTAGGGTGTTTTGAGCAGAAGTCCTCACGCTGAGGTTTgaagggggcgggaggggtggaTTGTGGCTATTTGCGAAGCAGCCCTCCCTCTACCCTATATCACACGGGATCTACCACTCGTAACTCTTCTTGCTCTCAAGATGTCCCCTTATTACTGGTAGGAAAGCTCAAAGTCGGCAATAAAATTGTTTCTTACCAGTGTGCTTTTGGCTAAACTGCACGTTTCACTGTCCTTGAGCTAAGTCGTAGGATGCTGATGGTAATGTAAATGACCCTATAGAAATGCAATTTGTGCCCTTGGAAGATGCGGTTGTCCTTCTCTTGATCCCGTGGGAGAACCACTGTACTGTCACTCCTGGCCCCAAGGATCTGACTGGTTTTTTATCCCTAATGCTCCTGCCTGTTGTCAGGCACTGACAGCTGACTGATGAGCTGAGTGAAATGTGGCGGTAGGATGCAATCCTTGGACTCTCCTGGGTTTGTGGGCTCTAGGGTGGGGGACACATCTTTCTCAGGCTTTAGGATTTCCTGGGCCCCTTCTCTaacccttttttcccttctcatgtTCACAGCCTTCGGTCCCTGGTGACGTTTGGAGCATTTATGACGGGACATGGCCAAATTTCAGTCATGTGCCTGAAGCCCTGGTTTCTTCCCCTCCAGAAATGATGGTTCAGTTGTGAGGCAGCCCTCTAGTAAGGCACTGAAAAGTTCTTGGGTTTGGTTTGcctaataaaaattgaaacaaagaaTTTGAGTAATAACTTGATGTTATGGTATTAGATGGACAGAGCTCAGCCTTTTGTGGGATTGGctccctttctatttttcatattctaaGGTCACCAATTATCCTGGAGCTCCTAGGCTGTCTGGCACAGCGTGTGAAATACTTGCAAAAACTATGgggaaaaagtaaatttattttttttaaaagcatgtatttctttttaactcaCTTCTTGGAAGTGATGATGGGAGTTCTATCTTTTTGGCCCCTGCAGAGGTTTGACTGGAACTTCAATAATGGATTGAATAAGCCCCACAGTAGGTACTGGAAAATGTCCTGTCACTCTTACCCAGTTGTCCCACCCCAGCACTGTTTCGAACCTTCTGAAACGCTTTGTTTCAGAGggtgttttttctcatttattattaaattagcAGTGACTAGAGGTCTTATGACTTAGGATACCTGGCGTTGGTTATTTATGACCTAGTAGATTTGGGGACCACACAGTTTATAGTTTGACTTGTTTATCACTAACTGGAAAATAGATTACAAAGAAATAAGATGGTTCAGGTTCATAATTCTGTACCCATGGTACTACTTCTGCTTGGCTCCCAaagcctggggaggagaggaagggaccGACCAAGAGCTGGGAGTACACCCGCCTCTCCTGCTAAGGGGACAGGGCACGTGCTAGCCTCTACCAATACACCTTTTGCTAGTCAACatttcccaccctccccctgccgcTAACCTGCACTACCTGTTCTATGTTAGTATGTCTACCTCTGTGTCTGACTCTGAGGAAGGGTCGGGCCACACAGAAGGAATACCCGTGGGCACCAGCCTCCCCTCTGACGTCCAGTCCACAACATCAATCTCTTCCTCTTCCGAGCTGGCAGGAAGTGGGTCCAACAATCCGGAGTTGCCAAGTTCCTCCTTGCCTGCCTCTGGAGCAGGGTATAATACCTCATCCATACTTAGGGACACTTCCGGCCTAGCGTCCATCCAGTTTGAACAGGGGGGTGAGAGATCCTCATAGGACCTTTGAGGAACGTGGAGAGAGTCCATGTGGAGAagcttctctctctgaccatccagTGGCTGGGAACTGGTAATTTCCAGATCCGGAGTCCAAGGGCTTCCTACCGAAAGTACCCCTCTTCACTCACCTCAGAGGGCATGACAAGGGGGCTGAGGGACTCCTCTGGCTCTTTGTTCTCAGAGGGCATGACAAGGGGGCTAAAGGGCTCTGTTGGCTCTTTGTTCTCCCCAACAGGTTCCTTTTCCAATCCTGTGAGCTCCCTGGGCCAGAGTTCCATGTCTGGCAGACACCATTCCTCCCCTTCGATCCAGTTCTTTCCTGTATCTGCCAGGTGATAATTAGGGGTCCTGCAGCCCTCGGCTCCAGGACTCTCCAGAGACCCTGTGCGGGGCTCAATGTCTGAGCCACACAGCATGAAGTCCAGGATCTCCTCCAGCTCACTGGTGGCAGCAGCACTGGTGATGCGGTACTCCTCAGCTTCGCACGGCTGCCCCAGCAGGGCTGCGTCAAACGCGTAGTGCTCTCTGCAGTCCATATCCAACCCGGGCTCCTTCCCTACCGGCTCTGGACTGGACCCAAACTCAGACTTTGCCACTGGGTGGTCTGGGGAGTGGCTAGCAGAGAGCAGGAGATCTTGTAGCCTGGAGCACACGGGGGAGTCCTGACACGGATCTACTCTGGCAGATAACGTTTCCTGCTGGTTCACGGAGGATGGCTGCGTCCCTGCAGGCTCTTCCGAGCATTCAGGTTCTGGGATCTGAGGGCTCTCTTGAGAGTTTTTGAGGGGAGGCTCTTGTACCACCTCCCAGCACGTCCCGTTGACAATCTTCCGAAGTTTCACCCTTCcaacctgcccctcctctgcagagTCTGAGTTTGGTGCTCTGACTTCAGGACTCCGCTTCTTGTTCCCACCTGTGTTTCCAAGACCAGATGGGCTTGGGATGCTTTGGAGAGGACCAGCTCTCCCTGGCTTCTCCTTGTCTTCTGGTCCTTTATTTATACTCCT encodes the following:
- the SELENOH gene encoding selenoprotein H; the protein is MASRGRKRKVEAEVVAAAEKREKPAGDRKRVEEATVVIEHCTSURVYGRNAAALSQALRLDTPELPVEVNPARPRRGSFEVTLLRPDGSSVELWTGIKKGPPRKLKFPEPQEVVKELKKYLS
- the BTBD18 gene encoding BTB/POZ domain-containing protein 18, which encodes MCSPASSKILYRNPRFLRLAFVQLHHQQQSGVFCDVLLQAEGEAVPAHCCILSACSPFFTERLQRERPAQGRKVVLELGGLKIRTLRKLVDFLYTSEMEVSREEAQDVLSAARQLRVSELESLQLEGGKLVKAPPGRRLNRECLQPPSPAPISARVVAPTRRPRTPLPVTQTPCPLGLVRLKSLGKEEGPLEKSNQQNAENSSGNLLLKRKARACPTPQEKSSSPSSHSQGPKENKSDSALAPTAVSPPGMYPSVDERLLPRKIRLSRSKPSPDVCTPKPSSTVSGPSSVPTAPGRRLWRQRSINKGPEDKEKPGRAGPLQSIPSPSGLGNTGGNKKRSPEVRAPNSDSAEEGQVGRVKLRKIVNGTCWEVVQEPPLKNSQESPQIPEPECSEEPAGTQPSSVNQQETLSARVDPCQDSPVCSRLQDLLLSASHSPDHPVAKSEFGSSPEPVGKEPGLDMDCREHYAFDAALLGQPCEAEEYRITSAAATSELEEILDFMLCGSDIEPRTGSLESPGAEGCRTPNYHLADTGKNWIEGEEWCLPDMELWPRELTGLEKEPVGENKEPTEPFSPLVMPSENKEPEEGVLSVGSPWTPDLEITSSQPLDGQREKLLHMDSLHVPQRSYEDLSPPCSNWMDARPEVSLSMDEVLYPAPEAGKEELGNSGLLDPLPASSEEEEIDVVDWTSEGRLVPTGIPSVWPDPSSESDTEVDILT